One Perognathus longimembris pacificus isolate PPM17 chromosome 2, ASM2315922v1, whole genome shotgun sequence DNA segment encodes these proteins:
- the Aoc1 gene encoding LOW QUALITY PROTEIN: amiloride-sensitive amine oxidase [copper-containing] (The sequence of the model RefSeq protein was modified relative to this genomic sequence to represent the inferred CDS: deleted 2 bases in 2 codons): protein MERGSLALGCVAAALLVLQMAAAERHPWALEGKAGVFADLSAAELKAVHRFLRSREELRLRPATAPAMAKNSVFLIETLLPKKRRVLKFLDKGQRRPAREARVVIFFGGQEHPNITEFAVGPLPRPRYMRTLAPPPGHRPSWASRPITAVEGDFLHDAVEEATKPLHRFFLDTTGFSFHNCSDRCLTFTDVAPRGLASGQRRSWLIFQRDVEGYFLHPTGLELLVDHGSLNPKHWTVEQLWYNGKFYRSPAELARKYADGEVDKAILEDPGPAGQASSYTPRGDFPTPTLTAGPRLVQPHGPRYALEGNAVLYMGWSFAFRLRSSSGLQVLNVHFGGERVAYEVSVQEAAALYSGHTPAGAQTKYVDSGWGLGTVTHELVPGVDCPHTATFRDALHYYDADGPVLYPRALCLFEMPTGVPLRRHFDSDFSGGFNFYGGLAGQVLVLRTTSTVYNYDYLWDFVFHPNGVMEAKMHATGYVHATFYRPEGLRYGTRLHTHLFGNMHTHLVHYKVDLDVAGTKNSFQTLEMKLENTSNPWSPGHRLVQPFLRRTQYGSERQAAFRHGQALPRHLLFTSPRRNAWGHRRSYRLQIHSAAEQVLPPGWQEERAVTWARYPLAVTKFRDSEQSSSSIYNQNDPWDPPVVFEEFLQNNESIENEDLVAWVTLGFLHIPHSEDVPNTATPGNSVGFLLRPFNFFPEDPSLASRDAVIVGPRDPGPPLVQRWLPEDQDCLAPPPFRFNGTYKPV from the exons ATGGAGCGGGGAAGCCTGGCCCTGGGCTGCGTGGCCGCGGCCCTCCTGGTGCTGCAGATGGCTGCGGCGGAGCGGCACCCCTGGGCCCTGGAAGGCAAGGCTGGCGTGTTCGCAGACCTGAGCGCCGCGGAGCTGAAGGCCGTGCACCGCTTCCTGAGGTCGCGGGAGGAGCTGCGGCTCCGGCCCGCCACGGCGCCCGCCATGGCCAAGAACTCCGTGTTCCTCATAGAGACGCTGCTCCCCAAGAAGAGACGCGTGCTGAAGTTCCTGGATAAGGGCCAAAGACGTCCCGCCCGGGAAGCGCGGGTGGTCATCTTCTTTGGAGGACAGGAGCACCCCAACATCACCGAGTTTGCCGTGGGGCCCCTGCCGCGGCCCCGCTACATGAGAACGCTGGCCCCTCCCCCCGGGCACCGGCCGTCCTGGGCGTCCAGGCCCATCACCGCCGTGGAGGGCGACTTCCTCCACGACGCGGTGGAGGAGGCCACCAAGCCCCTGCACCGGTTCTTCCTGGACACCACGGGCTTCAGCTTCCACAACTGCAGCGACCGCTGCCTGACCTTCACCGACGTGGCCCCCCGCGGCCTGGCGTCCGGCCAGCGCCGCAGCTGGCTCATCTTCCAGCGCGATGTCGAAGGCTACTTCTTGCACCCCACGGGGCTGGAGCTCCTGGTGGATCATGGGAGTCTGAACCCCAAGCACTGGACGGTGGAGCAGCTCTGGTACAATGGCAAGTTCTACCGGAGCCCCGCGGAGCTGGCGCGGAAGTACGCCGACGGGGAGGTGGACAAGGCGATCCTGGAGGACCCGGGGCCCGCGGGCCAGGCCTCCTCGTACACGCCCCGCGGGGACTTCCCCACGCCCACCCTCACGGCCGGCCCGCGGCTGGTCCAGCCCCACGGCCCCCGCTACGCGCTGGAGGGCAACGCGGTGCTGTACATGGGCTGGAGCTTCGCCTTCCGGCTGCGCTCCTCCTCCGGGCTGCAGGTCCTGAACGTGCACTTCGGCGGGGAGCGCGTGGCCTACGAGGTGAGCGTGCAGGAGGCCGCGGCGCTCTACAGCGGCCACACGCCCGCGGGCGCGCAGACCAAGTACGTCGACTcgggctggggcctgggcaccgtcacCCACGAGCTGGTCCCGGGCGTCGACTGCCCGCACACGGCCACCTTCCGGGACGCCCTCCACTACTACGACGCCGACGGGCCGGTCCTCTACCCCAGGGCCCTCTGCCTCTTCGAGATGCCCACCGGGGTGCCCCTCCGGCGGCACTTTGACTCCGACTTCAGCGGGGGCTTCAACTTCTACGGGGGCCTGgcgggccaggtgctggtgctgcGCACCACCTCGACGGTCTACAACTACGACTACCTCTGGGACTTCGTCTTCCACCCTAACGGGGTGATGGAGGCCAAGATGCACGCGACGGGCTACGTGCACGCCACCTTCTACAGGCCCGAGGGGCTGCGCTACGGCACTCGCCTGCACACGCACCTGTTCGGCAACATGCACACCCACTTGGTGCACTACAAGGTGGACCTGGATGTGGCAG GCACCAAGAACAGCTTCCAGACGCTGGAGATGAAGCTGGAGAACACCAGCAACCCCTGGAGCCCGGGACACCGCCTGGTGCAGCCGTTCCTGAGGCGGACGCAGTACGGGAGCGAGCGCCAGGCCGCCTTCCGCCATGGACAGGCCCTGCCCCGGCACCTGCTCTTCACCAGCCCCCGGAGGAACGCCTGGGGCCACCGGCGCAGCTACCGCCTGCAGATCCACTCGGCCGCCGAGCAGGTGCTGCCGCCCGGCTGGCAGGAGGAGCGGGCTGTCACCTGGGCCAG GTACCCCCTGGCGGTGACCAAGTTCCGGGACTCGgagcagagcagcagcagcatctaCAACCAGAACGACCCCTGGGACCCCCCCGTGGTCTTCGAGGAGTTTCTCCAGAACAACGAGAGCATCGAAAATGAG gaCCTGGTGGCCTGGGTGACGCTGGGCTTCCTGCACATCCCGCACTCGGAGGACGTCCCCAACACCGCCACC CCCGGGAACAGCGTGGGCTTCCTGCTCCGGCCCTTCAACTTCTTCCCGGAGGACCCCTCCCTGGCATCCAGGGACGCCGTGATCGTG GGCCCCCGGGACCCGGGCCCCCCCTTGGTCCAGCGGTGGCTCCCCGAGGACCAGGACTGCCTGGCGCCTCCCCCTTTCCGCTTCAATGGGACCTACAAGCCTGTTTGA